One stretch of Deltaproteobacteria bacterium DNA includes these proteins:
- a CDS encoding KH domain-containing protein yields the protein MKELVIYLAKALVNHPDEVEVKEIQGETAAILELRVAKDDLGRIIGKQGRTAKSIRTLLNAVASRTNRKVVLEIVEEK from the coding sequence ATGAAAGAACTTGTCATATACTTGGCCAAAGCCCTGGTAAACCATCCTGATGAGGTTGAGGTGAAGGAGATTCAAGGCGAAACCGCTGCGATTCTCGAACTCAGGGTGGCGAAAGATGACCTTGGCCGGATTATTGGAAAACAGGGGCGTACCGCCAAATCGATTCGCACGTTGTTGAATGCGGTTGCCTCACGAACCAATCGTAAAGTTGTCCTCGAAATCGTCGAAGAAAAGTAA
- the rpsP gene encoding 30S ribosomal protein S16 — MVKIRLARHGAKKKPFYRIVVADARSPRDGRYIELIGTYDPMQNPAGVQIKKEKLEKWLQNGAQPTDTVARLIKKVSQATAA, encoded by the coding sequence ATGGTAAAAATTCGATTGGCCCGTCATGGAGCAAAGAAGAAGCCTTTTTATCGTATCGTAGTGGCCGATGCTCGTTCGCCACGCGATGGACGGTACATTGAACTCATTGGTACCTACGATCCGATGCAGAATCCGGCGGGGGTGCAAATTAAGAAGGAAAAGCTCGAGAAGTGGCTACAGAATGGAGCGCAACCAACTGACACTGTTGCTCGACTCATTAAGAAAGTGTCGCAAGCAACAGCTGCCTAA
- a CDS encoding cytochrome c maturation protein CcmE, with the protein MQSEIPLVSLLNRIMRVTFLTVDEREGTSLSCTEKRKRVPVSLLMSKQRQFLIGIALIVGAVGYLMYTSIRETSLYYLTIEEFTTKKATLTNEGVRVAGRVGTGSMNWDPKDLRLQFLLGSFKEGEPAQAVPVHYQGILPDMFAEGRDVIVEGRYSHENILEAKTIMTSCPSKYEAEKAGDRAQESGAGEKKAVN; encoded by the coding sequence ATGCAGTCAGAGATTCCCCTTGTTTCTCTTCTCAATAGGATAATGAGAGTTACTTTTTTGACAGTAGATGAGAGAGAAGGCACCTCCCTTTCTTGCACGGAGAAAAGAAAAAGGGTACCTGTGAGTTTACTTATGTCTAAACAGAGACAATTTCTCATTGGAATCGCACTCATTGTTGGAGCGGTCGGGTACCTGATGTACACGAGTATCCGCGAGACCAGTTTGTACTACCTGACCATTGAAGAATTCACCACGAAAAAGGCGACGTTAACCAATGAAGGGGTTCGCGTTGCTGGACGAGTGGGAACAGGATCAATGAATTGGGATCCGAAGGATTTACGCTTGCAGTTCCTCCTCGGCTCCTTCAAGGAAGGTGAACCTGCTCAGGCCGTACCGGTTCACTATCAGGGTATATTACCGGACATGTTCGCCGAAGGACGCGATGTGATCGTTGAAGGTCGCTACAGTCATGAAAACATCCTTGAAGCCAAGACCATCATGACGAGTTGCCCATCAAAGTATGAAGCAGAGAAAGCAGGAGATAGGGCTCAGGAGTCGGGGGCGGGTGAAAAGAAAGCGGTTAACTAG
- a CDS encoding signal recognition particle protein: protein MFESLGEKLESVFRRLRGHGKITEKNIEDALREVRLALLEADVNFEVVKDFIDRVKGQALGQEVLASLTPEQHFIKIVHSELVALLGGERTELNLSAAPPVVLMLVGLNGSGKTTTSGKLARYLKTELKRSPYLVPADTYRPAAIDQLQIIAKDIGIPVHPTPQDGSAGDPVAIAKAGVEAARRQACDVVIIDTAGRLQIDDELMTELERMRSTVDPHQVLLVADAMTGQEAVNVASGFHARIALDGVILTKVEGDARGGAALSLRSVTGKPILFVGVGEKLDALEAFYPDRAASRILGMGDMLSLIEKAEKLYDQKQAEALEKKLRKNQFTLEDFQDQLRMLKKMGSMTDLVAMLPGGKKLMQGADMNAAEKEFKRIEAIISSMTREERQKPEILNGGRRRRIANGSGTSVNDVNRFLKQYLDAKKMMRKFTQMGAKGKLGKWF from the coding sequence ATGTTCGAATCTCTTGGCGAAAAGCTTGAGTCTGTGTTCCGTCGCCTACGCGGCCACGGCAAGATCACAGAAAAAAATATCGAGGACGCCTTGCGCGAAGTGCGCCTGGCGCTGCTCGAAGCTGATGTTAACTTCGAGGTTGTTAAAGACTTCATCGACCGAGTCAAAGGGCAAGCCCTCGGACAGGAAGTACTGGCAAGCCTCACCCCTGAACAGCACTTTATCAAGATCGTTCATAGCGAACTCGTCGCTCTGTTAGGGGGAGAGCGAACAGAGTTGAACTTGTCTGCGGCACCCCCCGTAGTTCTCATGTTGGTTGGGCTGAATGGTTCTGGCAAGACGACAACCTCAGGCAAGCTCGCTCGTTATTTGAAAACCGAGTTGAAACGGTCACCGTATCTGGTGCCGGCAGATACGTATCGCCCTGCGGCAATCGATCAGTTGCAGATTATCGCCAAAGATATCGGTATCCCTGTGCACCCTACGCCGCAGGATGGTTCTGCTGGTGATCCTGTTGCTATTGCCAAAGCTGGGGTTGAAGCTGCCCGCCGCCAAGCGTGTGATGTGGTGATTATCGATACGGCTGGCCGGTTGCAAATCGATGACGAGTTGATGACTGAACTGGAACGGATGCGGTCCACAGTCGATCCTCACCAGGTCCTTTTGGTCGCCGACGCCATGACTGGCCAAGAGGCGGTAAATGTTGCGAGCGGCTTTCATGCACGGATAGCCCTTGACGGCGTTATCCTTACCAAGGTAGAGGGAGATGCGCGTGGTGGTGCCGCACTCTCGCTCCGCTCTGTGACTGGGAAACCGATCCTGTTTGTCGGAGTCGGTGAGAAACTTGATGCGTTAGAGGCGTTCTATCCAGACCGAGCTGCTTCTCGTATTCTCGGCATGGGTGACATGTTGTCACTCATTGAGAAGGCTGAGAAACTCTATGATCAGAAGCAAGCTGAGGCGCTGGAAAAGAAGCTGCGGAAGAATCAGTTCACGTTAGAGGATTTTCAAGATCAGTTACGCATGTTGAAGAAAATGGGGTCCATGACTGATCTTGTGGCAATGCTTCCTGGTGGGAAGAAACTCATGCAGGGAGCAGATATGAATGCTGCAGAGAAGGAATTTAAGCGGATCGAGGCGATCATCAGTTCAATGACGCGAGAGGAGCGGCAGAAACCAGAAATCCTCAACGGTGGTCGCCGGCGACGGATAGCGAATGGAAGTGGAACGTCTGTGAATGACGTCAATCGTTTCCTCAAGCAATATCTTGACGCCAAAAAAATGATGAGAAAATTTACCCAAATGGGAGCAAAAGGAAAATTGGGCAAGTGGTTCTAG